Below is a genomic region from Gemmatimonadota bacterium.
CTCGAGGCAGCCGGATCGCTTGCTGGGACCGCTTCCCTACCTCTTCGTATCCATTCCTCGGGCTCCGGCACCGTCCGGTTGGACGGCGGCATGGCGCGCGCCCCGACCGCCCGCGCGCCACATCGTGCACGCGGCGTGGAGTGGCGGGAATTCCCAGAGCGTGAGCCGGGACCTCCGCCGGACAAGCCCGAGCCGCCCGCGGAGCCCTCGCTCGCCGACCGGCTCCTTCGCCTCCTTCAGCCACCCCTGGGAAGCTATCTCGCCCGCCAGTCCGCCATCGAGTGGCCCGGCCACTTCTTCCCCTACCAGCGCGAAGGGGTCCGCGCCCTCGTCGAGCGCGAGGCACTGCTCTTGGCCGACGACATGGGCCTCGGAAAGACGGTGCAAGCCGCGGCAGCGCTGCGGATCCTGCTCCACCTCCGCCGCGTCGAGGCGGTGCTCCTCGTCGTTCCCGCGGGACTTATCACACAGTGGCAGCGGGCGCTGCGCGACTGGGCGCCCGACTTGCGCGTGAGCACCGTTCGCGGTCTGGCCCAGGAACGGGCATGGCAGTGGCGGGCGCCAGCGCACCTGTACCTCACGAGCTACGAGACGCTGCGGTCTGATTTCACCGAGAACCCTCAGTGCCCGCCGAGACGCCGCGTCTGGGGCGTCGTCCTGCTGGACGAAGCGCAGAAAATCAAGAACCGCGACGCGGAGATCAGTGCCCTCTGCAAGCGGCTGCCGCGGCGCCGCGCCTGGGCGCTCACCGGGACCCCACTCGAGAACCGGGTCGAGGATCTCGCCTCAATCTGCGAGTTCCTGACCCCGTGGGAAGAGCCCGCACCGCCGCTGCGGCTCACGCCCGGCGCCGGGTTGCTCGCTCGCCATGCCAGCCTTCAACTGCGCCGCAAGAAAGGCGACGTCCTCACGCACCTGCCGCCGAAGACCGTCGTCGAGGCCGCGCTCCCGCTTGGGCCCGTGCAGCGAGAGAGCTACGAGCGCGCCGAGCGCGACGGCGTCATATGGCTCCAGGAGCTCGGCGCCATGGCCCGGATCGCGCATGTCCTCGAACTGATCACCCGCCTGAAGCAGATCTGCAACTTCTGCCCTGTGACGGGGGAGTCGGCGAAGCTCGAGGACCTGGCGGAGCGGCTCGAGGCACTCGCCGCGCAGGGGCACAAGGCGCTGGTGTTTTCCCAGTACGCGGACGAACGCTTCGGCGTCCGCGCCATCGCCCGGCGGCTCGAGCGCTTCCGGCCCATTGCCTATGTCGGCGACCTCTCCTCGCGCGAGCGTGACCACGCCATCGCCGCGTTCAAGCAGCGGCGGGACAGCCGCGCGTTCATTCTCTCGCTCCGCGCGGGCGGGCAGGGCCTCAATCTGCAGGAGGCGTCTTACGTCTTCCACTTCGACCGCTGGTGGAACCCCGCGACCGAACGCCAGGCGGAGGACCGCGCGCACCGGCTCGGGCAGCTCCTGCCGGTGACGGTCTACAAGTACACGTGCGAAGGGACCATCGAGGAACGCATCGAGGCCGTCCTGCGCGGCAAGCAGGCGCTGTTCGACCATCTTGTGGACGACGTCTCGATCGACCTCGCCCAGCACCTGACGCCTGACGAGCTCTTCGGCCTCTTCGGCCTCGAACCGCCGCCACGCCGCGCCGCACCACCCGCGCCGACGCCGGCCACTTACACCGCAATGTCGGGCGAGGAGTTCGAGCGCCATATGGCCGACGTCCTCAGGCGGCTCGGCTGGTTCGTGGTCAAGACCGCGCGCACGCGGGACGGCGGCATCGACCTCAGGGCCAGCAAGACGGACCCGACGGGCCTCGAGACGCTGCTCTACGTCCAGTGCAAGTGCCAGCAGGCACCAGTCGGCGTCCACATCGTGCGCGAGCTGAACGGCGTGCTCGAGCGCGGGGTCCAGGGCGTGGTCGCCGCGCCGGGCGGCTTTACGGCCGACGCGCGCGCCTTTGCCGAGGCGTGCGGGATCAAACTCTGGGACGCCGAACGGTTGAGAGCACTTGCGGAAGAAACGCGTGATCATGGCAGCTAGCGGCCAAATGCGTCGAGGTAGGTACCCTGGGCGCGCCAACGCTCGCAAAGCTTCTCGGGGCTAGGGCGTTGGCCGACAAACATGTTGCCGCCTACACGGCGGCCAAGCACGCCGTGATCGGCTTCACGCGCGCCGCCGCCGCGGAGGTTGCGGGCACCGGCGTGACAGTTGAACGCCGTCTGTGAGGTCGTGCACGCCGTGTTCACGTTGTGTGACGACGCCGCGGCCGGCATCAACGGGCAATCCATCGTCGTCGACGCTGGAGCGCCATCGCGCCGGCCACCTGCTCGGCTCGAAGAGCACCGCGCTGGCCTCGGCGGCCACTCGCTCAAATGGCAGTCAGCCGGCGGCCTGGCAAACGCGATGTCGCTCGAATCGTGTAGCGCAAGCCGAAGTAGCACGCGGATCAGTATCCTTCGTAATCCTTCGTGCCAATCGACCATTCGTCCTGCCGGAGCGTTAGGTGGCCGCAGTCCTCACTCGCGGTACCCGGGACGTGGCGCTCAACCAGCCCGTCCGGGTTGCGCGGTGGGAACGCGCTGAGTAACCTGCTCTGAGCTCCGGATTGGGCAACGCTCGCGAAGATTGAAAGGATGCGGCGGCCCCCATGACGGCCACGGAAGCGATTCAAACAATTCGCGAGCGCATCGAGCGGGAGTTCCAGCCGGAGCGGGTAGTCCTCTTCGGATCCTACGCGCGCGGCACAGCGCAGCGCGGCAGCGACGTCGACATCCTCGTCGTCTTGCGCGAAGTCGCGGACAAGCGAGCGGCCGCGATCGCCATCCGCCGCTCCCTCGTGGATCTCGCCATCGCCAAGGATATCCTCGTCTCAACGCCGCAGGAAATCGCCGAGCGCGGCCACCTGGTGGGCACCGTGCTGAGATCGCCACTGCGCGATGGGAAAATCCTGTATGAGCGCGGCTGACCCAGTGTCGGAGGCCCGCCGGTGGCTGCCTTACGCCGAACACGCTGAGCTGACCGAATGGGCCGTCGAGGCGCAGGATCCGGGAGCTTGGCCAGAGCCCACGGAAGAGGACGCGCGCCGTGCGGTGGAACAGGCGCGGGATGTGGTGGACTCCGTGCCGGCGGAGATCGCCCACCGAATCGAGACGAAACTGGAGGAATAGAAACGGCCGCGCTCACGCGTGCACCTCTTCTGACCCCGGTCGTGCAGCTACCGGTACTTGAGACCCTCGTACGCGGCGACATCGTCGGGGACAACGGGCGCGTGAGACGCTCGACCCATCAGCAGGGCGCGCATTCGCCCGTGCGGGTCCTGCCCTGCGGTGTCACCTTTCCGTGAAAGGAGGCAGCAATGTCCCG
It encodes:
- a CDS encoding nucleotidyltransferase domain-containing protein, translated to MTATEAIQTIRERIEREFQPERVVLFGSYARGTAQRGSDVDILVVLREVADKRAAAIAIRRSLVDLAIAKDILVSTPQEIAERGHLVGTVLRSPLRDGKILYERG
- a CDS encoding SDR family NAD(P)-dependent oxidoreductase; this encodes MGAPTLAKLLGARALADKHVAAYTAAKHAVIGFTRAAAAEVAGTGVTVERRL
- a CDS encoding restriction endonuclease: MARAPTARAPHRARGVEWREFPEREPGPPPDKPEPPAEPSLADRLLRLLQPPLGSYLARQSAIEWPGHFFPYQREGVRALVEREALLLADDMGLGKTVQAAAALRILLHLRRVEAVLLVVPAGLITQWQRALRDWAPDLRVSTVRGLAQERAWQWRAPAHLYLTSYETLRSDFTENPQCPPRRRVWGVVLLDEAQKIKNRDAEISALCKRLPRRRAWALTGTPLENRVEDLASICEFLTPWEEPAPPLRLTPGAGLLARHASLQLRRKKGDVLTHLPPKTVVEAALPLGPVQRESYERAERDGVIWLQELGAMARIAHVLELITRLKQICNFCPVTGESAKLEDLAERLEALAAQGHKALVFSQYADERFGVRAIARRLERFRPIAYVGDLSSRERDHAIAAFKQRRDSRAFILSLRAGGQGLNLQEASYVFHFDRWWNPATERQAEDRAHRLGQLLPVTVYKYTCEGTIEERIEAVLRGKQALFDHLVDDVSIDLAQHLTPDELFGLFGLEPPPRRAAPPAPTPATYTAMSGEEFERHMADVLRRLGWFVVKTARTRDGGIDLRASKTDPTGLETLLYVQCKCQQAPVGVHIVRELNGVLERGVQGVVAAPGGFTADARAFAEACGIKLWDAERLRALAEETRDHGS